The Pyxidicoccus sp. MSG2 DNA segment ACCATCGACGTCCCGTCACGGCTCGGCGTGAGCTTCAGCGTGCCGACCGTCTGGTCGCCCGCGCGAGCCGCCAGCGACATGCCGCCCTGCGCGGCGCCGAACTTGATCTGCGCGGTCTGCGTCCAGCTCGTGGACCGCGCGAAGGTGCCGGAGACACCGTCCGTGCCCGCGTTCTTCAGGCCGGAGACCTGGAGGCCCGCCTGCGTGGAGGTCATCTGCGCGTTGCCCGTCGCACAGCTCGTGATGCCCTGGAAGCGCTGCACACACTGCGTCCCGGCCGCGGCCTCCTGGGCACCCAGGTTGTCCTCGGTCGTCTGCGACTCGTCACCCTGGCAACCCACTACGCTCAGGAGCGCGGCAGCCATCAGGCTGCCCATCATCTTCATCTGCATGTGAAACCTCGTCGTTTGGGGGAGGTGCTGCCGTCTCCGCCACACGCGGGCGACCACCTGCGTCATCCAGGCGGGAGCTCCGCGTGGGCCCGGCCCCGGAGGGCAATGCACTGTCCACGCCACGACGACAGGGTGGGGGCAGGCTTCGGTTCAGAGGAGAGGAGACCTGCGGTGCCGGAGCGCTGTGGCGTGCGCTGTTACATCACCGGAGGGGCTGTAGCGTGCCTCGTCACAGACCCGGAGTGATGACGACTTGCGGCGAATCAGCGGCGTCCACGCCGACCCATGAAGAGGGTGTGCCGCGTACCCTTCGTGCCATGAGCGGCCGGGTGCAGCACCTGGACGGTGAAGCCGGCCTGCTCCATGCGGCGCTCGAAGCCGGGCGCGGGGCCCGCGCTCCAGACGCCGAGCATTCTCCCGGGGCGCAGCGCGTGGAAGGCCCGCGCGAGCCCCGCCAGCCCATACAGGCCCTGGTTGTCGGGGTGGGTGAGGGCGGTGGGGCCGTTGTCCACGTCGAGCAGGATGGCGTCGAAGGTGGCGGACTGGCGGGCCATGAGCGCGCCCACGTCTCCCTCCACCACGGTGACGCGCGGGTCCTCCAGCGGCGCACCCGCCAGCGCGGCGAGCGGACCCCGGTTCCAGGCCACCACCGCGGAGAGCAATTCGGCCACTGTCACCCGTGCGCCGGGCGCGACGCGGTCCAGCACGGCCCGCACCGTGTACCCGAAGCCCAGGCCGCCCACGAGCACCCGGGCGCCGCTCTTCCCCGCGAGCTCCGCGCAGCCGGCCTCCGCGAGCGCTTCTTCCGAGCCGTGCCGCCGGCTGGACATCAGCGTCTGGCCGCGCACCCGCAGGACGTACTCGTCCCCGCGCCGCACCAGCGAGACTTCCCCCACGTCGGGGACCTGCGCGGTGTCGAGCGTCTCCCAAGGCTTCATGCGTCCGGCTCTTCGCGCGGAAGCCGCACCCGGGTCAAGACGCCCGTTGCCCCGGCTGCGCGTGCCGCTGGCGGTAGTCCCCCGGCGAGACGCCCGCCCAGCGCTTGAAGGCGGTGCTGAAGGCGGACTCGGACTCGTAGCCCGTCTGCTGGGCCACCTCGAGCAGCTTCGGCCTCCCGCCGCGCAGCAGGGCCGCGGCCTTCCGCATGCGCAGCCGGGAGAGGTACTCCATGGGGGACTCGCCCACGCCCTGGCGGAAGCGCTCCGCGAAGCGCGAGCGGGACAGGCCCGCTGCCTCCGCCAATTCCTCCACGGACCAGCGGCGCGAGGGCGTCTCATGGAGGAGTCGCAGCGCCTGACCCACCTGCGGGTCGGCGAGCGCGCCCAGCCAGCCCTGACTCTTCGGGCCCGAGGCGTGGAGGTACGCACGCACCGTCTGGAGGAAGACGAGGTCCGCCAGCCGCTGGAGCACCACCTCCGTGCCGGGCGTGTCGCCGGAGAACTCGGAGGTGAGGAAGCGGAACGTGGACTCCACCCACTGCACCGCCTCGGGCGAGCGGCCGCGCACCAGCACGAGCGGCGGCAGCATGCGGGCCAGCGGAGCGTCGTCCGGGGTGTCGAACTCGAAGACGCCGGTGACGGCGAGCACCTCCTCGCCACCGCCGCCGAAGGAGAAGCCCGGGCAGGCGCCGGGGCTGGTGCCCACCTGGCCCACGAGGTCCATCGGCGCTTCGGCACCGGGGGTGCTCACGGTGTGCACGTCCCCCCGGGGCAGCAGGACGATGTCACCCGTGCCCAGCGCGTGTGTCTCCCCCGAGGACTCCATCGCCAGGGTGCAGGTGCCCGAGAGGATGGCGTGGAAGAAGGCCTTGTTCCCGCCGCCCATGCGCAGGGCCCACGGCGCCGAGGCCCGTACCCGCGCCACGAAGGTCTGCTGCATGCGAGCCATCTGGAGCACGTCGGAGAGGACGTCCACGGTGGGCCTCCGGGAGGGGGGCCCTCACTGTAGTCACGCGGGCGCTGCCGGCGCCAAGACGGGGGTGGCCGGAGTCGCCAGATGCCGCAGGCCCTCGCGGTACGTGGGGAAGGCGGGGCGCCACCCCAGCTCGCGCCGGGCCTTCGCGTTGCTGACCTTCTGGCCGTGCGTCAGCGGCTCGCCGAGGGCGCCGGTGACGAGCGACGCGAGCCAGGCCGGCAGCCCTCCGGGAGCGGGCGCCCCGAGCTGCTCCGCGAGATAGCCCATGTACGTGCGCATGGGCACGGGCTCGTCGTCGACGATGTTGTAGGTCGCGTACTCATTCTTCTCCACCGCCAGGGCGTACGCCTGCCCCACGTCGTCCACGTGGACGAGCGACGTGTGTTGCAGGCCCGAGCCGAACCAGCGGACCCGCTTTCCCGCGCGCATGGGCTGGAGGAAGAACTTCTCGAAGGAGCCGGTGGGGCCATACACCGTCCCGATGCGAAGGACGATGACCGAGCGGTAGCCCAGCCGCCGCGCCTCCTCGGCGACCTTCTGCTCCGTGGCGACCTTGGACTCCACGATGCGGAACGGGCGCGGTGTCGAGGACTCGTCCGCGAACGACTCGCCCGTGTCGCCATACACCCAGATGCCGCTGCTGAAGACGAAGGTGGAGGCCGCGCCCGCGCCCGCCCGGAGCAGGCGCAGGGACCAGTCCAGGTCCAGCTCGGCGATGCGGCGCTGCTCCGCGCGGCTGACCCGCAGTCCCTTGAAGGGCGCCATGGCGCAGTGGACGATGGCATCCACCTCCCGGGCCGCGGGGACATGGTCCGCGGACAGGTCCCCGTGCACCA contains these protein-coding regions:
- a CDS encoding AraC family transcriptional regulator, giving the protein MDVLSDVLQMARMQQTFVARVRASAPWALRMGGGNKAFFHAILSGTCTLAMESSGETHALGTGDIVLLPRGDVHTVSTPGAEAPMDLVGQVGTSPGACPGFSFGGGGEEVLAVTGVFEFDTPDDAPLARMLPPLVLVRGRSPEAVQWVESTFRFLTSEFSGDTPGTEVVLQRLADLVFLQTVRAYLHASGPKSQGWLGALADPQVGQALRLLHETPSRRWSVEELAEAAGLSRSRFAERFRQGVGESPMEYLSRLRMRKAAALLRGGRPKLLEVAQQTGYESESAFSTAFKRWAGVSPGDYRQRHAQPGQRAS
- a CDS encoding NAD-dependent epimerase/dehydratase family protein translates to MKVLVTGGTGFVGGGAIRALRQRGHEVLTLARESRAARELAASGVRVVHGDLSADHVPAAREVDAIVHCAMAPFKGLRVSRAEQRRIAELDLDWSLRLLRAGAGAASTFVFSSGIWVYGDTGESFADESSTPRPFRIVESKVATEQKVAEEARRLGYRSVIVLRIGTVYGPTGSFEKFFLQPMRAGKRVRWFGSGLQHTSLVHVDDVGQAYALAVEKNEYATYNIVDDEPVPMRTYMGYLAEQLGAPAPGGLPAWLASLVTGALGEPLTHGQKVSNAKARRELGWRPAFPTYREGLRHLATPATPVLAPAAPA